A stretch of the Streptosporangium sp. NBC_01755 genome encodes the following:
- a CDS encoding Lrp/AsnC family transcriptional regulator has product MDDVDRAILAELQSDGRLTVTDLAERIGLSLSPCHRRLRALETSGAISGYHARLDAHALGLTFEALVFVTMRSADRDTLTAFEHAVTGIPHVLQAQRLFGDPDYLLRVITRDQTAFQQLYDDHLSPLPGVQRLTSTLIMKSVVENRPLPLQRGRP; this is encoded by the coding sequence ATGGACGATGTCGACCGTGCAATCCTTGCCGAGCTCCAGTCCGACGGGCGGCTCACCGTCACCGACCTGGCCGAACGCATCGGCCTCAGCCTCTCGCCCTGCCACCGGCGCCTGCGTGCCCTGGAGACCTCCGGCGCGATCAGCGGCTACCACGCGCGCCTGGACGCCCACGCCCTCGGCCTCACCTTCGAGGCCCTGGTCTTCGTCACCATGCGCAGCGCCGACCGCGACACCCTCACCGCCTTCGAGCACGCCGTCACCGGCATCCCCCACGTCCTGCAAGCCCAGCGCCTGTTCGGCGACCCCGACTACCTGCTGCGCGTCATCACCCGCGACCAGACCGCCTTCCAGCAGCTCTACGACGACCACCTGTCGCCCCTCCCCGGCGTCCAGCGCCTCACCTCCACCCTGATCATGAAAAGCGTCGTGGAGAACCGCCCGCTGCCCCTGCAGAGAGGACGGCCGTGA
- a CDS encoding LysE family translocator, with amino-acid sequence MPVGAVAAFWAVSLLFVITPGADWAYAITAGLRHRTVLPAVGGMLVGHLIATVVVAAGVAALVASSPLVMTALTAAGAAYLVWLGAGALRHPSTPRESEQDRASGSWVRQAVKGAGVSGLNPKVFLLFLALLPQFTVPGAAWPVAAQIMMLGLVHVAGCGVVYTGVGAGARLVLRARPAAALWVTRLSGVAMIVLGMVLLAEQLAA; translated from the coding sequence ATGCCGGTGGGTGCGGTGGCCGCGTTCTGGGCGGTGTCCTTGCTGTTCGTGATCACGCCGGGGGCGGACTGGGCGTACGCGATCACTGCGGGGCTGCGTCATCGCACGGTGCTGCCAGCGGTGGGCGGGATGCTGGTAGGGCACTTGATCGCGACCGTGGTGGTGGCCGCCGGGGTGGCGGCACTGGTGGCTTCTTCGCCTCTGGTGATGACTGCGCTTACCGCAGCGGGCGCGGCCTATCTGGTGTGGCTGGGAGCAGGCGCGCTGCGCCACCCCTCGACGCCGCGGGAAAGCGAGCAGGACCGGGCGTCCGGCTCGTGGGTCCGCCAGGCGGTCAAGGGGGCAGGTGTCAGCGGCCTCAATCCGAAGGTGTTCCTGCTGTTCCTGGCGCTACTGCCGCAGTTCACCGTCCCCGGCGCGGCCTGGCCGGTGGCGGCGCAGATCATGATGCTGGGCCTGGTGCACGTGGCCGGCTGTGGCGTGGTCTACACCGGAGTCGGCGCGGGAGCGCGCCTGGTGCTGCGTGCTCGCCCGGCCGCGGCCCTGTGGGTGACCCGCCTGTCGGGAGTCGCGATGATCGTCCTGGGCATGGTGCTGCTGGCCGAGCAGTTGGCCGCCTGA
- a CDS encoding PaaI family thioesterase has translation MTDEQTTPEVQERIRASFERQGLMRHLGAHLAHIGPGQVVITLPARPEVTQQDGYIHAGATSAIADSAGGYAAYTLFPDDTAVLTVEYKINLLAPATGDHIEAIGTVLKPGRTLSICQLEVFAVDGQQRTLVAAGQQTLIRLPQHPAPEGR, from the coding sequence ATGACCGACGAGCAGACCACCCCCGAGGTGCAGGAACGCATCCGGGCCAGCTTCGAACGCCAGGGCCTGATGCGCCACCTCGGCGCACACTTGGCCCACATCGGCCCCGGCCAGGTCGTCATCACCCTGCCCGCCCGGCCCGAGGTCACCCAGCAGGACGGCTACATCCACGCCGGCGCCACCAGCGCCATCGCCGACAGCGCCGGCGGCTACGCCGCCTACACCCTCTTCCCCGACGACACCGCCGTCCTCACCGTCGAATACAAGATCAACCTCCTTGCGCCCGCGACAGGCGACCACATCGAGGCCATCGGCACCGTCCTCAAACCCGGCCGGACCCTGTCCATCTGCCAGCTGGAGGTCTTCGCCGTCGACGGCCAACAGCGCACCCTCGTGGCCGCGGGCCAGCAGACCCTCATCCGCCTACCCCAACACCCCGCACCCGAAGGACGCTGA
- a CDS encoding Tn3 family transposase translates to MRREWEPEELIAAWTLLDGDWGLVGNKTGATRLGFSLLLKFFEQEGRFPRHGGEVPKAAVDYMAGQVKVDPALFAEYRWSGSTIEYHRAQVRQALGFRESTRADEDVLAEWLADKICPMVFTDEGLRAALLARCRTLKIEPPGRVDRIAGAGRARFEREFCQHVLNGLSADSARSLWELATGEDGFLLELKSDPGRLGLETLLEEIVKLRRAKALGLAVDLFGGYSDRLVASWRARAMASHPSDFATNQPPIRLTLVAALAWSRTTEITDALVDLFIGLVSKINTRAERKVERAIEAEAKKVHRKTEKLFSIAEASLRAPEGTVRQVVFPAVAGGEATLQALVAEAKADQRAYRARVRTVLTSSYTSYYRRMLPKLLAAIEFKCNNTAYRPVMDALDLLQRYADIPNTTRHYDATENVPIQGVVPDGWLEAVVDADGIIERASYELCVIVSLKDALRRREIYVAGARRWRNPEEDLPTDFEDNRDVHYENLRQPMDSSVFIATLKEAMRASMAVCGRAVSRNKAGGTKVKTHRGEPRWHIPDLGKLKVPENLRALHTEVAARWGIIDLLDFLKESDFVTDFTDAFTTAATREATPREVIRKRLLLVLYALGTNVGIKRVADGGRHGETEAALRATRHLFVNRDNLRAAIATLVNATLKMRDPLWWGNGTACASDSKKFGSWSSNLMTEYHARYGGHGVMIYWHVDRKSVCVYSQLRSCNASEVAAMMEGVLRHCTDATIDRQYTDSHGQSLVGFAFSHLLGFKLLPRIKRIAHQKLVKADADDQVPACLEGMVADKPIDWEIIAQQYDQMVKYATALRLGTAEAEQVLRRFTRGGPKHPTYKAIEELGKAVKSVFVAEYVASEGLRREIHEGLQVVENWNSANTDLFYGSAGTLPGSDKEHQEVSMLCLHLLQSALVFINTLLVQSVLKDPAWQQRLTDADKRGLSPLFWSNANLYGTIDIDMGHRIDLGLAA, encoded by the coding sequence GTGCGTCGGGAGTGGGAGCCGGAGGAGCTGATCGCGGCGTGGACGCTGCTGGACGGTGACTGGGGGCTGGTGGGGAACAAGACGGGGGCGACGCGTCTGGGCTTCAGCCTCTTGCTGAAGTTCTTCGAGCAGGAGGGCCGGTTCCCCCGGCACGGAGGCGAGGTCCCGAAGGCCGCGGTCGACTACATGGCGGGGCAGGTGAAGGTCGATCCAGCGCTGTTCGCGGAGTACCGGTGGTCGGGGTCGACGATCGAGTATCACCGGGCGCAGGTGCGTCAGGCGCTGGGGTTCCGGGAGTCGACCCGGGCGGATGAGGACGTGCTGGCCGAGTGGCTGGCGGACAAGATCTGCCCGATGGTGTTCACCGACGAGGGCCTGCGGGCGGCGCTGCTGGCTCGCTGCCGGACGTTGAAGATCGAGCCGCCGGGCCGGGTGGACCGGATCGCAGGAGCGGGCCGGGCGCGGTTCGAGCGGGAGTTCTGCCAGCATGTGCTGAACGGGCTGTCGGCGGACTCGGCGCGGTCGCTGTGGGAGCTGGCCACGGGCGAGGACGGGTTCCTGCTGGAGCTGAAGTCCGACCCCGGACGGCTGGGCCTGGAGACGCTACTGGAGGAGATCGTCAAGCTCCGGCGGGCCAAGGCTCTGGGGCTGGCAGTGGATCTGTTCGGCGGGTATTCGGATCGGCTGGTGGCCTCCTGGCGGGCGCGGGCGATGGCCTCGCATCCGTCGGACTTCGCCACGAACCAGCCGCCGATCCGCCTGACGCTGGTGGCCGCATTGGCGTGGTCGCGGACGACGGAGATCACCGATGCGCTGGTCGATCTGTTCATCGGCCTGGTCTCGAAGATCAACACTCGGGCGGAGCGGAAGGTCGAGCGGGCGATCGAGGCCGAGGCCAAGAAGGTGCACCGCAAGACCGAGAAGCTGTTCTCCATCGCCGAGGCGTCGTTGCGGGCCCCGGAGGGCACGGTCCGTCAGGTGGTGTTCCCGGCCGTTGCGGGTGGGGAGGCGACGCTGCAGGCACTGGTGGCCGAGGCCAAGGCCGACCAGCGCGCTTACCGGGCGCGGGTACGGACAGTTCTGACCAGTTCCTACACCTCCTACTACCGGCGGATGCTGCCCAAGCTGCTGGCCGCGATCGAGTTCAAGTGCAACAACACCGCCTACCGGCCGGTGATGGATGCCCTGGACCTGCTGCAGCGCTACGCCGACATCCCCAACACCACCCGCCACTACGACGCAACGGAGAACGTCCCCATCCAAGGGGTAGTACCGGACGGCTGGTTGGAAGCGGTCGTCGACGCCGACGGCATCATCGAGCGGGCCTCCTACGAGCTGTGCGTGATCGTGTCGCTGAAGGACGCGCTGCGCCGCCGCGAGATCTACGTCGCCGGCGCCCGCCGCTGGCGCAACCCCGAGGAAGACCTGCCGACCGATTTCGAGGACAACCGGGACGTCCACTACGAGAATCTGCGCCAGCCTATGGACAGCAGCGTGTTCATCGCCACGCTGAAGGAGGCGATGCGCGCCTCGATGGCGGTGTGCGGCCGGGCGGTCAGCAGGAACAAGGCCGGCGGCACGAAGGTGAAGACCCACCGCGGCGAGCCGCGCTGGCACATCCCCGACCTGGGCAAACTGAAGGTCCCGGAGAACCTGCGGGCGCTGCACACCGAGGTCGCCGCCCGCTGGGGGATCATCGACCTGCTGGACTTCCTGAAGGAGTCCGACTTCGTCACTGACTTCACCGACGCCTTCACCACGGCCGCCACGAGGGAGGCGACTCCGCGGGAGGTGATCCGCAAACGGCTGCTGCTGGTCTTGTACGCGCTCGGCACGAACGTAGGGATCAAACGAGTCGCCGACGGCGGCCGCCACGGCGAGACCGAAGCGGCCCTGCGGGCGACGCGGCACCTGTTCGTCAACCGCGACAACCTCCGCGCGGCGATCGCGACCCTGGTCAACGCCACCCTGAAGATGCGGGACCCGCTGTGGTGGGGCAACGGGACCGCGTGCGCCTCGGATTCGAAGAAGTTCGGGTCGTGGTCATCGAACCTGATGACCGAGTACCACGCCCGGTACGGCGGCCACGGCGTGATGATCTACTGGCACGTGGACCGCAAGTCGGTGTGCGTCTACTCCCAGCTTCGCTCCTGCAACGCCTCCGAGGTCGCCGCGATGATGGAGGGCGTGCTGCGGCACTGCACCGACGCCACCATCGACCGCCAGTACACAGACAGTCATGGCCAGTCCCTGGTGGGATTCGCGTTCTCGCACTTGCTGGGGTTCAAGCTGCTGCCGCGGATCAAGAGGATCGCCCACCAGAAGCTGGTGAAGGCGGACGCCGATGACCAGGTCCCGGCCTGTTTGGAGGGCATGGTGGCGGACAAGCCGATCGACTGGGAGATCATCGCCCAGCAGTACGATCAGATGGTCAAGTACGCCACCGCGCTGCGGTTGGGCACGGCCGAGGCTGAGCAGGTGCTGCGCCGCTTCACCCGCGGCGGCCCCAAGCACCCCACCTACAAGGCCATCGAGGAACTCGGCAAGGCGGTCAAGAGCGTGTTCGTCGCCGAATACGTCGCTTCCGAGGGGCTGCGCCGGGAGATCCACGAGGGCCTGCAGGTCGTGGAGAACTGGAACTCAGCCAACACCGACCTGTTCTACGGCAGCGCTGGCACCCTGCCGGGCAGCGATAAGGAGCATCAGGAGGTCTCCATGCTCTGCCTGCACCTGCTGCAGTCCGCGCTGGTGTTCATCAACACCCTGCTTGTCCAGTCCGTCCTCAAAGACCCCGCCTGGCAGCAGCGACTGACCGACGCCGACAAACGCGGCCTGTCCCCGCTGTTCTGGTCCAACGCCAACCTCTACGGCACCATCGACATCGACATGGGCCACCGCATCGACCTGGGCCTCGCCGCCTGA
- a CDS encoding IS1380 family transposase, with protein MQFFHDAAKTRAIFDDEHVIAYGGLAPTMRPAERCGLGDLVGAHVTSTARDGVNAPAKVCSIVAGMACGADSIDDLDLLRHGGMDKVFDGIRAPSTLGAFLRAFTWGNVRQLEKVARQVLTALAAHTPLLPGAEVLAFLDIDSMQRRTYGYAKQGAGFGHTKIGGKSVLVRGLNVLAVTLSTPLTAPVVAATRLRGGNAGSARGAASLVRESIPTARQAGCLGTLILRGDSAFYSAEVIGACRGQDTRFSVTAKLDPKVKAAIEAIPETAWTPIKYPRAIWDEQAGGWVSDAEVAETRYTAFASKKGRTVTARLLVRRVKRLNEQAERGQDTLFTTHRHYPIFTDSPYTLVQAEEQHRDHAVQEQVNADLIDGPLAHLPSGRFAANAAWLTLTAITHNLLRALGCLADSFHARARGATLRRHLISVPARIARHGRGHLTVHLPARWRWQHAWMNAFAAAHDPPPALPA; from the coding sequence GTGCAATTCTTCCATGACGCAGCCAAGACGCGTGCGATCTTCGATGACGAGCATGTGATCGCCTACGGTGGGCTCGCCCCCACGATGCGGCCGGCCGAGCGTTGCGGACTGGGCGACCTGGTCGGCGCGCACGTGACCAGCACCGCCCGCGACGGGGTGAACGCCCCCGCCAAGGTCTGTTCGATCGTGGCCGGGATGGCCTGCGGCGCCGACAGCATCGACGACCTGGATCTCTTGCGGCACGGCGGCATGGACAAGGTGTTCGACGGCATCCGGGCGCCGTCCACCCTGGGGGCGTTCCTGCGCGCCTTCACCTGGGGCAACGTGCGACAGCTGGAGAAGGTCGCCCGGCAGGTACTGACCGCGTTGGCCGCTCACACGCCGCTGCTGCCCGGCGCCGAGGTGCTGGCGTTCCTCGACATCGACTCGATGCAGCGGCGCACGTACGGCTATGCCAAGCAGGGCGCCGGCTTCGGCCACACCAAGATCGGCGGCAAGAGTGTGCTGGTACGCGGGCTGAACGTCTTGGCCGTGACCCTGTCCACGCCGCTGACCGCGCCGGTGGTGGCCGCAACGAGGTTGCGCGGCGGCAACGCCGGCTCCGCACGCGGCGCCGCATCGCTGGTCCGCGAGTCGATCCCCACCGCCCGGCAGGCGGGCTGCCTGGGCACCCTGATACTGCGCGGCGACAGCGCCTTCTACAGCGCCGAGGTCATCGGCGCCTGCCGGGGCCAAGACACCCGGTTCTCCGTCACCGCCAAGCTGGACCCGAAGGTCAAGGCGGCGATCGAGGCCATCCCCGAGACCGCGTGGACGCCGATCAAGTACCCGAGGGCGATCTGGGACGAGCAGGCGGGCGGCTGGGTCTCCGACGCCGAGGTCGCCGAAACCCGCTACACCGCGTTCGCGAGCAAGAAAGGCCGGACGGTCACCGCCCGGCTGCTCGTGCGCCGGGTCAAGCGTCTCAACGAGCAGGCCGAACGCGGCCAGGACACCCTATTCACCACCCACCGCCACTACCCGATCTTCACCGACAGTCCGTACACGCTGGTGCAGGCCGAGGAACAGCACCGTGATCACGCCGTGCAGGAACAGGTCAACGCCGACCTGATCGACGGGCCGCTCGCGCACCTGCCCTCGGGGCGATTCGCCGCCAATGCCGCCTGGCTCACCTTGACGGCGATCACCCACAACCTGCTGCGCGCCCTGGGCTGCCTGGCCGACTCCTTCCACGCACGGGCGCGCGGGGCCACCCTGCGCCGCCATCTCATCAGCGTGCCCGCCCGCATCGCCCGGCACGGACGCGGCCACCTCACCGTTCACCTGCCCGCCCGCTGGCGCTGGCAGCACGCCTGGATGAACGCCTTCGCCGCCGCCCACGACCCGCCACCCGCACTCCCGGCCTGA
- a CDS encoding YdeI/OmpD-associated family protein, which yields MEWIFFSSPGEFRDWLEEHHATASECRVGMWKKETGKPTLSWSEAVDQALCYGWIDGRQNPIDDFSWTIRFTPRRPRSNWSLVNLRKIEELTAQGLMRPAGIAVFEARDRDREEKPVAVFEAAQLARFQAEPQAWGWFSGQAPSYRKLAVHHVNSAKRAETRERRLDQLIADSLEGVRLKPFRRPGT from the coding sequence ATGGAGTGGATCTTCTTCTCAAGTCCTGGGGAGTTCCGGGACTGGCTGGAGGAGCACCACGCCACCGCCTCCGAATGCCGGGTGGGCATGTGGAAGAAGGAAACGGGCAAGCCCACGCTGAGCTGGTCGGAGGCGGTTGACCAGGCCCTGTGCTACGGCTGGATCGACGGCCGGCAGAACCCGATCGACGACTTTTCCTGGACGATCCGGTTCACCCCGCGCAGGCCGCGCAGCAACTGGAGCCTGGTCAACCTCCGCAAGATCGAGGAGCTGACCGCGCAGGGGCTCATGCGGCCGGCCGGTATCGCGGTGTTCGAGGCCCGTGACCGGGACCGCGAGGAGAAACCGGTCGCGGTGTTCGAGGCGGCGCAGCTGGCCCGCTTCCAGGCCGAACCGCAGGCGTGGGGTTGGTTCAGCGGGCAGGCGCCGTCCTACCGCAAGCTGGCCGTCCATCATGTCAACAGCGCCAAGCGGGCCGAGACTCGCGAGCGGCGGTTGGACCAGCTGATCGCCGACAGCCTGGAGGGGGTGCGGCTCAAACCGTTCCGGCGGCCTGGAACCTGA
- a CDS encoding recombinase family protein, whose product MTIYGYARVSTADQNLDHQIDALMRADVERANIFADTASGAKASRPRLDEVLALLAPGDTLKITRLDRLSRSVQHLINLGADLRTEDIGLHVIEQGIDTATMEGRAMFGMLSVLAELQRELIVANTLDGLAAARARGRVGGRKPKLTQRQLDQAQQMYDSGQHTVEEIAQTFNVSRPTLYRHLTAHHEGRPCALVVYRNAKAKTDAGNRRLGETGQSESVQLEADRKWWPIAPARRPHVKAIVYVAGGTVARVRAVDGDKSKWREDDRSYCDVPVSPPLTDLQIAQQLPALGLRVGDPRPHQRGKLREYLVL is encoded by the coding sequence ATGACGATCTACGGGTATGCCCGGGTCTCGACGGCCGATCAGAACCTCGATCACCAGATCGACGCGCTCATGCGCGCCGACGTGGAGCGGGCGAACATCTTCGCCGACACCGCCAGCGGCGCCAAGGCCTCCCGCCCCCGCCTGGACGAGGTCCTGGCACTGCTGGCGCCGGGCGACACGTTGAAGATCACCCGGCTGGACCGGCTGTCGCGCTCGGTCCAGCACCTGATCAACCTCGGCGCCGACCTGAGGACCGAGGACATCGGGTTGCACGTGATCGAGCAGGGCATCGACACCGCCACCATGGAGGGCCGCGCCATGTTCGGCATGCTGTCCGTGCTGGCCGAACTCCAGCGCGAGCTCATCGTCGCCAACACCCTCGACGGCCTGGCCGCCGCCCGCGCCCGCGGCCGGGTCGGCGGCCGCAAACCCAAACTCACCCAACGCCAGCTCGACCAGGCCCAGCAGATGTACGACAGCGGCCAGCACACCGTCGAGGAGATCGCGCAGACCTTCAACGTCTCCCGGCCCACCCTCTACCGGCACCTCACCGCCCACCACGAGGGCCGCCCCTGCGCCCTCGTGGTCTACCGCAACGCCAAGGCCAAAACCGACGCCGGCAACCGGCGGCTCGGCGAGACCGGCCAGAGCGAGTCCGTCCAACTGGAGGCCGACCGCAAGTGGTGGCCGATCGCCCCGGCCCGCCGCCCCCACGTCAAAGCGATCGTCTACGTCGCGGGCGGCACCGTCGCCCGCGTCCGCGCCGTCGACGGCGACAAGAGCAAGTGGCGGGAGGACGACCGCAGCTACTGCGACGTCCCCGTCAGCCCCCCGCTCACCGACCTCCAGATCGCCCAGCAGCTCCCCGCCCTCGGCCTGCGGGTCGGTGACCCCCGCCCGCACCAGCGCGGAAAGCTCCGCGAGTACCTCGTCCTGTAG
- a CDS encoding ABC transporter permease, whose translation MTNLAPPLGRRLRWTFTDGLTLVGRELGRLRHDPGELVAALIFPAVMVVLFGYVFGSAIQVPDGGDYREYLMPGLFAMVTFSAVMGVMTRMATDASLGVMDRFRSMPMARLAVPFGQTGADSLVGLLMLAIMVGAGLLVGWQPHRGLIPTAGAFLLMIVLRYALSWVGVYVGLAVKNDQVADAMVPLFLPFTMLSNSFVPTDGMPGWLRFLADWNPVSALTAASRELFGNPGAPSGDVAWPLAHPVTAVLLWSAALLVIFVPLSLRAYMRRGR comes from the coding sequence GTGACCAACCTCGCCCCGCCGCTGGGCCGCCGCCTGCGCTGGACGTTCACCGACGGGCTGACCCTGGTCGGCCGCGAGCTGGGACGGCTGCGACACGATCCCGGCGAACTCGTCGCGGCGCTGATCTTCCCGGCCGTCATGGTGGTGCTGTTCGGGTACGTCTTCGGCAGCGCGATCCAGGTGCCGGACGGCGGCGACTACCGCGAGTACCTCATGCCCGGCCTGTTCGCGATGGTGACCTTCTCCGCGGTGATGGGGGTCATGACGCGGATGGCCACCGACGCCTCCCTCGGTGTGATGGACCGGTTCCGCTCCATGCCGATGGCGCGCTTGGCGGTGCCGTTCGGGCAGACCGGCGCCGACTCCCTGGTCGGCCTGCTGATGCTGGCCATCATGGTGGGCGCGGGCCTGCTGGTGGGCTGGCAGCCGCACCGCGGCCTGATCCCCACGGCCGGGGCATTCCTGCTGATGATCGTGCTGCGGTACGCGCTGAGCTGGGTGGGCGTCTACGTGGGCCTGGCGGTGAAGAACGACCAGGTCGCCGACGCGATGGTGCCGCTGTTCCTGCCGTTCACGATGCTGTCCAACTCGTTCGTCCCGACCGACGGCATGCCGGGCTGGCTGCGCTTCCTGGCCGACTGGAACCCGGTGAGCGCGCTCACCGCCGCCTCACGGGAGCTGTTCGGCAATCCTGGGGCGCCGTCCGGAGACGTGGCCTGGCCACTCGCGCATCCGGTGACCGCCGTCCTGCTCTGGTCGGCCGCGCTGCTGGTGATCTTCGTCCCGCTGTCGCTCCGCGCCTACATGCGCAGAGGACGCTGA
- a CDS encoding serine hydrolase domain-containing protein, translating into MVLLQKASRHLLNHTSGLFLTGLAPEPQHSIATQPTHIWTTSELVKLAVSQPPVGEQGEQFIYSNGGYYLAGAIIEKVTGNAYAAEVERTVIRPLDLTHTYVRPADATGYLHPHPTTYVASALKDGVDPATLTAENWASMIDHDKPPIDVTALNTSADPRLPPAPTSAPPPPRRSCAPPYAAWKTSAAARPCPPAPPEPAGWR; encoded by the coding sequence ATGGTTCTCCTCCAAAAGGCATCCCGACATCTGCTCAACCACACCAGCGGCCTGTTCCTCACCGGCCTCGCACCGGAACCACAGCACAGCATCGCCACTCAGCCAACCCACATCTGGACCACCTCCGAGCTGGTGAAGCTCGCGGTGTCCCAGCCGCCGGTCGGCGAGCAGGGCGAGCAGTTCATCTACTCCAACGGCGGCTACTACCTGGCCGGCGCGATCATCGAGAAGGTCACCGGCAACGCCTACGCCGCCGAAGTCGAACGCACAGTCATCCGGCCGCTCGACCTGACCCACACCTACGTACGGCCCGCCGACGCCACAGGCTATCTCCACCCGCATCCCACGACCTACGTTGCCAGCGCCCTCAAGGATGGCGTCGACCCGGCGACGCTCACCGCGGAGAACTGGGCGTCAATGATCGACCATGACAAGCCGCCCATCGACGTCACCGCGCTCAACACCTCAGCCGATCCTCGGTTGCCTCCGGCGCCGACATCAGCACCCCCACCGCCGAGGCGATCGTGCGCGCCGCCTTACGCAGCTTGGAAAACGTCCGCAGCTGCTCGGCCTTGCCCGCCCGCTCCGCCCGAGCCAGCAGGTTGGAGGTGA
- a CDS encoding sensor histidine kinase, with product MSTWHGCSIRTRLSVVAGAVMALICTVVAVFALLAVREASVEDRTKRLVTHAVEMARQIRQSGVFPRMLSDGHNEAVQVFDPAGTLVAATSGFGSREPPIAILRPDVDSYAVALLCDLHAFPGQCKIVISYPFHRADGVWLLNMAVADVPWYVGPRLLILLATGWLLLVGATMAGTYRTVSKTLEPVGAISGKLAQITASDFGHRVPVPKYRDELRDLAEIANKTLDRAQSAVEQQLRFASDASHDLRNPLAAMRVQIDEALMYPQETNWPQTANALLDSVERLQDLVTDLLQIARLDAGISGRHDPIDLTGLVAAEVDRRPRRVAVIRHLTPGVMINGERIGLARLLNNLLDNAERHSDSAITVTVTLESGTAVLEVCDDGEGIAPDQQEVIFQRFARLEASRRKDSGGTGLGLPIARQIAETHGGTLTIEDSPRGARFVLRLPAPR from the coding sequence GTGAGCACGTGGCATGGGTGCTCCATCAGGACCCGCTTGAGCGTGGTGGCCGGCGCCGTCATGGCGCTTATCTGCACTGTTGTCGCGGTGTTCGCCCTGCTGGCGGTACGGGAGGCCTCCGTCGAGGACCGGACGAAACGGCTCGTCACCCACGCCGTGGAGATGGCCAGGCAGATACGCCAGAGCGGCGTATTCCCCCGCATGCTGTCGGACGGGCACAACGAGGCGGTTCAGGTGTTCGACCCGGCCGGCACGCTGGTCGCCGCCACCTCGGGCTTCGGGTCGCGTGAGCCGCCGATAGCCATCCTTCGCCCCGATGTCGACTCTTATGCGGTTGCGCTGTTGTGTGATCTGCATGCGTTCCCCGGCCAGTGCAAGATCGTGATCTCTTACCCCTTCCACAGGGCCGACGGCGTCTGGTTGCTCAACATGGCCGTCGCCGATGTTCCCTGGTACGTAGGCCCTCGGCTGCTGATCCTGCTCGCCACCGGCTGGCTCTTGCTGGTCGGGGCGACCATGGCGGGCACCTACCGGACCGTGAGCAAGACCCTGGAGCCGGTGGGCGCGATCAGCGGCAAGCTCGCCCAGATCACCGCGAGTGATTTCGGCCACCGGGTGCCGGTACCGAAGTACCGAGACGAGCTGCGCGACCTCGCCGAGATCGCGAACAAGACCCTGGACCGGGCCCAGTCGGCGGTTGAGCAGCAACTGCGGTTCGCCTCGGATGCCTCCCACGATCTGCGCAACCCGCTGGCCGCCATGCGCGTGCAGATCGATGAGGCGCTCATGTACCCGCAGGAGACCAACTGGCCGCAGACGGCGAACGCGCTGTTGGACAGTGTGGAACGGCTTCAGGACCTGGTCACCGACCTGTTGCAGATCGCCCGGCTGGACGCGGGCATCAGCGGCCGGCACGATCCCATCGACCTGACCGGCCTGGTGGCGGCCGAGGTGGACAGGCGGCCACGCCGGGTCGCGGTGATCCGCCACCTCACCCCCGGCGTGATGATCAATGGGGAGCGGATCGGCCTGGCCCGGCTGCTGAACAACCTGCTGGACAATGCCGAACGCCACTCCGACTCCGCCATCACGGTCACTGTCACGCTCGAATCGGGCACGGCGGTGCTGGAGGTGTGTGACGACGGCGAGGGCATCGCCCCCGACCAGCAGGAGGTCATCTTCCAGCGGTTCGCCCGCCTGGAGGCCTCCCGCAGAAAGGACTCAGGCGGCACGGGGCTCGGCCTGCCGATCGCCCGGCAAATCGCCGAAACCCACGGCGGCACCCTCACCATCGAAGACAGTCCCCGCGGCGCACGGTTCGTGCTGCGCCTCCCCGCCCCCCGCTGA